The Micropterus dolomieu isolate WLL.071019.BEF.003 ecotype Adirondacks linkage group LG20, ASM2129224v1, whole genome shotgun sequence genome has a segment encoding these proteins:
- the LOC123958975 gene encoding zinc finger protein 397-like — MFKTDELKALVSERLTAAAEEIFSIFEKSIKEYEEIVFLSKQEIEHQRQLAGWKAPLQLSVQKEETPSEQDHCEKKTELSENDREPPQIKQEQEEKQLTAQTGEKPEDPDTKDSMFNIIYVQRSDEDARPFPHQNQDVENEGDCLPSNSSEQFKSEPDKEEGCCASEPASDCQMSDVSDDEWRDSGGFHSGLNRKKPRQAGETADRPHTCSICNKNFRIKSILTRHMKTHTGEKPYSCSVCGKSFIQRSYLQTHMNSHSGQKPYTCSFCGKGFTQCGNMNTHKRIHTGEKPHRCTDCGKSFREKGDLIKHTIIHTGEKPYICTVCNMKFSAQSNLTRHMKTHSGERPYSCTACGKRFIRRSHLIIHMKTHAGENL, encoded by the exons atgtttaaaacagaCGAACTAAAAGCTTTGGTCAGTGAGCGATTGACAGCCGCTGCTGAGGAAATATTCAGCATCTTTGAAAAAAGTATTAAGGAATATGAGGAGATCGTTTTTCTTTCAAAGCAGGAGATCGAGCATCAGCGACAACTGGCCGGGTGGAAAG CCCCCTTGCAGCTCTCTGTCCAGAAAGAGGAAACTCCCTCTGAGCAGGATCACTGTGAGAAGAAGACAGAGCTGAGTGAGAATGACCGGGAGCCCCCGCAGATTAAAcaagaacaggaggagaaacaGTTGACAGCTCAGACAGGTGAAAAGCCGGAGGACCCTGATACTAAAGACTCTATGTTCAATATAATTTATGTACAACGAAGTGATGAAGATGCAAGACCGTTTCCACATCAAAACCAAGACGTTGAAAATGAAGGAGACTGTTTGCCCAGCAACTCATCTGAACAGTTTAAATCAGAGCCTGATAAAGAAGAAGGCTGTTGTGCATCAGAGCCAGCCAGCGACTGTCAGATGAGTGACGTGAGTGATGATGAATGGAGAGACAGTGGAGGATTTCACTCGGGGCTAAACAGGAAGAAACCACGGCAAGCTGGTGAGACCGCAGACAGGCCGCACACGTGCAGTATTTGCAACAAGAATTTCAGGATCAAATCCATTCTGACCCGCCACATGAAGACACACACGGGAGAGAAACCTTACAGCTGCAGTGTCTGTGGTAAAAGCTTCATCCAGCGCTCCTATCTGCAGACTCACATGAACTCTCACTCTGGGCAGAAACCGTACACGTGTAGTTTCTGTGGCAAAGGGTTCACGCAGTGTGGAAACATGAACACCCACAAACGAATCCACACGGGAGAGAAACCTCACAGATGTACTGACTGTGGTAAAAGCTTCAGAGAGAAAGGTGATCTTATCAAGCACACAATAATTCACACTGGCGAGAAACCCTACATTTGCACTGTATGTAATATGAAATTCAGCGCTCAGTCTAATCTGACGCGCCACATGAAGACTCATTCAGGGGAGAGGCCGTATAGTTGCACTGCTTGTGGGAAAAGATTCATTCGCCGCTCCCATTTAATCATTCACATGAAGACTCACGCAGGAGAGAATCTCTAG